A DNA window from Flavisolibacter ginsenosidimutans contains the following coding sequences:
- a CDS encoding TonB-dependent receptor plug domain-containing protein — protein sequence MRNENKPVRLRPVLTLLFLLAAFNGYTQAVLSPKELKSLPIEDLINVEITLVSRSPEKLSEAASAIQVITNEDIRRSGATNVAEALRLAPNLQVAQLSASVWIISARGFNNVFANKLLVMIDGRTVYTPLYGGVLWEQQNVLLEDVERIEVVSGPGGTLWGANAVNGIINIVTKNTSATQGLYASVAAGTSVKDNAALRYGGKIGSKANFKIYGQHFDRDKTELSNGTKNQDAWRLTQAGFRTDWRPSAKDAFTLQGDYYDGTRKTPVANSPLNGQNILSRWTRTFTENSELALQVYFDRYYRKDAQTASYDKMNTVDADFQHRFGLGKKQSFVWGAGYRYVKDDAFFSNTAGAGIVPRFKRLDLFTAFVQDEFQLTNNLRLAAGTKFLHNEYTGWEWQPSVRMAWVKSRSTLWAAASRAVRTPSRFDVDYYLPMTLQPPNVPSVAGGPNFVSEKLYAYELGYRIQPNLLSSFSVATFYNEYRDVYSVEAKPGTLTYQIQNGSSAKSWGAELSGNYQVHKNWRLRGGYTFFAKEIGPKPGHNFNPEYLGNDVRNQALLQSILNLPKHFQFDVTARYLDGLAKTFATADVPAYWTFDARLAYAYKGFELAVVGQNLAKENHAEFGTINLPRSVYAKISARF from the coding sequence ATGCGAAACGAAAACAAGCCCGTGCGGCTGAGGCCCGTCCTCACCTTGCTTTTTTTGCTTGCCGCATTTAACGGTTATACCCAGGCGGTGCTATCGCCAAAAGAATTAAAGAGCCTTCCCATTGAAGACCTCATCAACGTTGAGATTACCCTGGTTTCCCGTTCGCCGGAAAAACTTTCCGAAGCCGCATCAGCCATTCAGGTGATTACCAACGAAGACATTCGCCGCTCCGGCGCTACCAACGTTGCGGAAGCTTTGCGTCTTGCGCCCAATCTTCAGGTGGCGCAATTGAGCGCAAGTGTTTGGATCATCAGTGCCCGTGGGTTCAACAACGTTTTTGCAAACAAGCTTTTGGTCATGATTGACGGCCGCACGGTTTACACACCGCTTTACGGCGGCGTGTTGTGGGAGCAGCAAAACGTTTTGCTTGAAGATGTGGAGCGCATCGAGGTGGTGAGCGGCCCCGGCGGAACGCTGTGGGGCGCTAACGCAGTAAACGGCATCATCAACATCGTTACCAAAAACACATCGGCAACACAGGGTCTTTACGCATCGGTGGCTGCGGGAACTTCTGTGAAGGACAACGCCGCACTGCGCTACGGCGGAAAGATTGGCAGCAAGGCGAATTTCAAAATCTACGGACAACATTTTGACCGTGACAAAACAGAATTGTCAAACGGTACAAAAAACCAGGATGCCTGGCGGTTAACGCAGGCGGGCTTTCGAACCGACTGGCGGCCTTCGGCCAAAGATGCGTTTACGTTGCAAGGCGATTATTACGACGGCACACGAAAAACACCGGTGGCGAATTCGCCCCTGAACGGACAAAATATTTTGAGCCGCTGGACGAGAACTTTTACCGAAAATTCGGAACTCGCGTTGCAGGTTTATTTCGACCGCTATTATCGCAAGGATGCGCAAACGGCTTCGTACGACAAGATGAATACCGTTGACGCAGATTTTCAACACCGCTTCGGCCTTGGCAAAAAGCAAAGCTTTGTTTGGGGTGCAGGCTACCGTTACGTAAAAGACGATGCATTTTTTTCCAACACCGCTGGCGCCGGCATCGTGCCGCGGTTTAAGCGACTTGATTTGTTCACGGCTTTTGTGCAAGATGAATTTCAACTGACAAACAATCTCCGCCTTGCTGCCGGTACAAAGTTTTTGCACAACGAGTACACAGGCTGGGAATGGCAACCGAGCGTACGCATGGCATGGGTGAAAAGCCGCAGCACATTATGGGCCGCCGCTTCGCGGGCCGTGCGCACGCCAAGCCGTTTCGATGTAGATTATTATTTGCCCATGACCTTGCAACCCCCAAACGTTCCAAGCGTTGCCGGCGGACCCAATTTTGTTTCGGAAAAATTGTATGCGTATGAATTGGGCTATCGCATTCAGCCAAATCTTTTGTCTTCTTTTTCCGTTGCTACGTTCTACAACGAGTACCGTGATGTGTACAGCGTGGAAGCAAAGCCCGGAACGTTGACTTATCAAATTCAAAACGGTTCAAGTGCAAAGTCATGGGGTGCTGAGTTGTCGGGCAATTACCAGGTGCACAAGAACTGGCGGCTGCGCGGCGGCTATACTTTTTTTGCAAAAGAAATCGGTCCGAAACCGGGACATAATTTCAACCCGGAATATTTGGGAAACGACGTACGCAACCAGGCGCTGTTGCAATCCATCTTAAACTTGCCGAAACATTTCCAGTTTGATGTAACCGCACGCTACCTGGATGGTTTGGCAAAAACTTTTGCAACGGCCGACGTTCCGGCATATTGGACGTTTGATGCGCGGCTGGCCTATGCGTACAAGGGTTTTGAACTGGCCGTGGTGGGACAAAATCTTGCCAAAGAAAATCATGCAGAGTTTGGCACCATTAATTTGCCCCGTAGCGTCTATGCAAAAATCAGTGCCCGGTTTTGA
- a CDS encoding YfiR family protein, translated as MFVLQKWGLFVLLCCATVFANAQTPTTANQIKAVFLFNFSKFVNWPPDALNNAPFVIGILGKDPFGPYIERVVEGEKMNGQPIVVQRYDDVKDVKNCQILYINKSNSAEIARSLSAHGMLTVSDGENFATSGGIVRFYLENNRLHLQINVKQAKAADLQISSKLLRIADVIE; from the coding sequence TTGTTCGTTCTCCAAAAATGGGGACTGTTTGTGCTGCTTTGCTGTGCAACCGTGTTTGCAAATGCACAAACACCGACAACCGCAAACCAGATAAAAGCTGTTTTTCTTTTCAACTTTTCAAAGTTTGTCAACTGGCCGCCCGATGCGCTGAACAACGCTCCGTTTGTGATTGGCATTCTCGGCAAAGACCCCTTTGGGCCTTATATTGAACGCGTCGTAGAGGGTGAAAAAATGAACGGGCAACCCATCGTTGTTCAACGCTACGACGATGTGAAAGACGTGAAGAACTGCCAGATTCTTTACATCAACAAAAGCAACAGCGCCGAGATTGCCCGTTCGTTGTCGGCTCACGGCATGCTTACAGTGAGCGACGGCGAGAATTTTGCAACAAGCGGCGGTATTGTTCGTTTTTATTTGGAGAACAACAGGCTTCACCTGCAGATAAACGTGAAGCAGGCAAAGGCCGCAGACCTGCAAATCAGTTCAAAACTTTTACGCATTGCCGATGTGATTGAATAA
- a CDS encoding ATP-binding protein, which produces MKQKSSSIQKKLVRLILSICGSVLLLTCAAFFVYEYLSYRQITKRELETLGQITATNVTSSLAFLSKDDATELLKALHSQKNIIAACVYDKEGKIFAAYPNETMDFPPIVREDYHFREGYLEGFQPVVQEGTRLGTLYLRSDLKAVYNRFALYGLIGLVIVGVLFLFAFVLSRRLQGTIVNPILQLAGKAKIVSDKRDYSVRAKKKNDDELGVLTDAFNHMLTQIEEQNAEIVALNANLEQKIEQRTAQLQEANLALHEQNNFIQTIIDSSIDLIAVFDKELRFLVLNKKADKLYQRPREELLGKNVLQLFPQLKNSPFMVNLQRAFEGEFIHEHAYKSLVSSNYFENFFIPLTDENNVVDRVLVIGHDITSIMQANEKLKQVNAELEKSNHDLEQFAYVASHDLQEPLRKIKTFSELSERNTQHPEILKRYLSKIGSSATRMTDLIKAVLNYSRLSRTESEPVAVDLNNVIRQVITDLELYIEEKKALIRTEPLPVVKGIPLQLNQLFLNLFTNALKFSEKQPVITIQHSVTPRNAFVQDSLQKDENTFLKICFADNGIGFDQEYAEKVFSIFQRLHPIDKYAGTGIGLALCKKIVENHGGCIDVESKTGEGTTFFIYLPYDAGLQDAAAKSTKETNKAS; this is translated from the coding sequence ATGAAACAAAAAAGCAGCTCCATACAAAAAAAACTCGTCCGGCTGATTCTCTCCATCTGCGGATCGGTTTTGTTGTTGACTTGCGCGGCTTTTTTTGTTTACGAATATCTAAGCTATCGCCAGATCACCAAACGCGAATTGGAAACGCTGGGACAAATTACAGCAACCAACGTTACGTCTTCCCTCGCTTTTTTAAGCAAAGACGACGCAACGGAGTTGTTGAAGGCTCTGCATTCGCAAAAGAACATTATTGCCGCTTGCGTGTACGACAAGGAAGGGAAAATCTTTGCCGCCTATCCGAACGAGACGATGGATTTTCCCCCGATTGTACGAGAAGATTATCATTTTAGAGAAGGCTACCTGGAAGGTTTTCAACCCGTGGTACAGGAGGGAACCAGGCTCGGTACCTTGTATCTGCGCTCCGATTTGAAAGCCGTTTACAACCGCTTTGCTCTTTACGGCCTCATCGGGCTTGTTATCGTCGGCGTGCTTTTTCTGTTTGCCTTTGTTCTTTCACGGCGCTTGCAGGGCACCATTGTCAATCCAATTTTGCAATTGGCCGGTAAAGCAAAAATCGTTTCCGATAAAAGAGATTATTCGGTGCGGGCCAAAAAGAAGAACGATGATGAACTGGGCGTGCTGACCGATGCCTTCAATCACATGCTCACGCAAATTGAAGAACAGAACGCGGAGATCGTGGCCCTGAACGCAAATCTTGAACAAAAGATAGAGCAGCGTACGGCCCAATTGCAGGAAGCCAACCTTGCCCTGCACGAGCAAAATAATTTTATTCAAACCATCATTGATTCGTCCATTGATTTAATTGCGGTCTTCGACAAAGAATTGCGTTTTCTGGTGCTGAATAAAAAGGCCGACAAGCTCTATCAAAGGCCGCGGGAAGAACTGCTTGGTAAAAACGTTTTGCAGCTTTTTCCCCAGCTCAAAAATTCGCCGTTTATGGTAAACCTGCAACGGGCTTTTGAGGGCGAGTTCATTCACGAGCATGCGTACAAATCGCTGGTGTCGTCAAACTATTTTGAAAACTTTTTTATTCCGTTAACCGACGAGAACAACGTTGTTGACCGCGTGCTGGTAATTGGCCACGACATTACCAGCATCATGCAGGCAAACGAAAAATTAAAACAGGTCAACGCGGAGTTGGAAAAATCAAACCACGACCTGGAACAATTTGCTTACGTGGCCTCGCACGATTTGCAGGAACCGCTGCGTAAAATCAAAACCTTTTCGGAGTTGAGCGAACGAAACACGCAACACCCCGAAATTTTAAAACGGTATTTGAGTAAGATTGGTTCTTCCGCTACACGCATGACGGATTTGATCAAGGCCGTGTTGAATTACAGCCGTCTTTCCCGCACCGAATCGGAGCCGGTGGCTGTTGATCTGAACAACGTCATCCGCCAGGTTATTACCGACCTTGAATTGTACATTGAAGAAAAGAAGGCCCTTATTCGCACAGAACCGTTGCCGGTGGTAAAAGGCATTCCCCTGCAACTGAACCAGCTTTTTTTAAATCTCTTTACCAATGCGCTGAAGTTTTCCGAAAAGCAACCGGTGATCACCATTCAACACAGTGTAACGCCGCGCAATGCATTTGTGCAAGACTCTTTGCAAAAAGATGAAAATACTTTTCTAAAAATTTGTTTTGCCGACAACGGCATCGGCTTCGACCAGGAATACGCCGAAAAAGTTTTTTCTATTTTTCAACGCCTTCACCCCATTGATAAATACGCCGGTACCGGCATTGGCCTTGCGCTTTGCAAAAAAATTGTCGAGAACCACGGAGGCTGCATTGATGTGGAAAGCAAGACCGGCGAAGGCACAACCTTTTTTATTTACCTGCCTTACGACGCGGGCCTGCAAGATGCGGCCGCAAAATCAACGAAAGAAACAAACAAGGCTTCCTGA
- a CDS encoding TolC family protein, whose translation MKRRVIFGSFFFFLLRITAWAQHFTLQQCIDTALAKNISVKQSSLLAETAEVNLKQARANLLPDLNANVNHGINEGRSIDPFTNAYVNQSVNYANYGINSGVVLFNGMSLQNSVKQTAYAYDASRMEWQQAKDNLTLNVILAYLQVLNNEDLVSSATKQKELSAKQLERLDILDKQGAVAPSQVSDVKGQLMNDELNILNLRNSLQTAKLTLAQLMNVPYSEAMNLERINTEDFLTAYAKSSSEVYETALQQFSLVKAVELRKKSYEYAVKSARGSLYPSLVLGGSVQTNYSSAAQNAGGKISYKDQLSNNVFSGLNLGLRIPVFNSFRAKNNIRLAGIALRNSELVEEGTKLQLQQQIEQAHLNMTNAYERYKTLLEQVSAYTTSFKAAEARFTAGVGTSVDYLIAKNNLDRANINLISTKYDFVLRKKVLDYYQNANAK comes from the coding sequence ATGAAACGGCGTGTAATTTTTGGAAGCTTCTTTTTTTTCTTGTTACGGATAACCGCATGGGCGCAGCATTTTACCTTGCAACAGTGCATCGACACGGCATTGGCAAAAAACATTTCCGTAAAGCAAAGCAGTTTGCTTGCGGAAACAGCCGAAGTAAATTTGAAACAAGCAAGGGCCAACCTTCTCCCCGACTTAAACGCAAACGTTAATCACGGCATAAACGAAGGCCGGAGCATTGATCCGTTTACCAATGCTTACGTAAACCAATCGGTGAATTACGCCAACTACGGCATTAATTCCGGCGTGGTTTTATTCAACGGCATGAGCCTGCAAAACAGCGTGAAGCAAACCGCATACGCATACGACGCGTCGCGTATGGAATGGCAGCAAGCAAAAGACAATCTTACGTTGAACGTGATCCTTGCTTATTTGCAAGTGCTGAACAACGAAGACCTCGTTTCTTCGGCCACAAAGCAAAAAGAACTGAGTGCAAAGCAACTGGAACGCCTTGACATTTTGGACAAGCAGGGCGCCGTCGCTCCTTCGCAGGTTTCGGATGTAAAAGGACAATTGATGAACGATGAACTGAACATTTTGAACTTGCGCAACAGCCTTCAAACAGCAAAGCTGACGCTGGCGCAACTGATGAACGTTCCGTACAGCGAAGCAATGAATCTTGAGCGCATCAACACAGAAGATTTTTTGACGGCTTACGCAAAAAGCAGCAGCGAAGTTTATGAAACAGCTTTGCAACAATTCTCACTTGTAAAAGCCGTTGAACTGCGCAAAAAAAGTTATGAATACGCGGTGAAATCCGCACGAGGCTCTTTGTATCCTTCGCTGGTTTTGGGTGGCAGCGTACAAACCAATTATTCAAGTGCGGCACAAAACGCCGGCGGAAAAATTTCGTACAAAGACCAGCTTTCAAACAACGTTTTTTCGGGCCTTAACCTTGGCTTGCGCATTCCTGTTTTTAATTCTTTTCGGGCAAAGAACAATATCAGGCTTGCCGGCATTGCATTGCGCAACAGCGAACTGGTAGAAGAAGGAACGAAGCTGCAATTGCAACAGCAAATTGAACAGGCGCACCTGAACATGACCAACGCTTACGAACGCTACAAAACGCTGCTGGAGCAGGTTTCGGCCTACACTACTTCGTTTAAGGCAGCGGAAGCAAGGTTTACAGCCGGCGTCGGAACATCGGTGGATTATCTCATTGCGAAAAATAATCTTGACCGCGCCAACATCAATTTAATCAGCACGAAGTATGATTTTGTGCTGCGCAAAAAGGTTTTGGATTATTACCAAAATGCAAACGCAAAATAA
- a CDS encoding ABC transporter ATP-binding protein: MIQLQHISKWYTIGGKPNFILKDINLTIAEGEFLSVMGPSGSGKSTLLNIIGMLDMPSEGRYEFAGQSVYDLKEKHRTELYKKNIGFIFQAYHLIDELTVYENIETPLLYQNIELAERKAMVADTLDRFNMVGKKDLFPSQLSGGQQQLVGIARALIAKPKLLLADEPTGNLNSKQGEEIMQLFKTLNEEEGITIIQVTHSEKNAEYGSRKIDLLDGRIQQHIKENLSL; the protein is encoded by the coding sequence ATGATTCAACTGCAACATATTTCGAAGTGGTACACAATCGGCGGCAAACCGAACTTTATTTTAAAAGACATTAACCTCACAATTGCCGAAGGCGAATTTCTTTCGGTGATGGGCCCATCAGGTTCGGGTAAATCGACCTTGCTTAACATCATCGGCATGTTGGACATGCCCTCGGAAGGACGTTATGAATTTGCCGGACAATCGGTATATGATTTAAAAGAAAAACACCGTACAGAGCTTTACAAAAAAAACATCGGCTTCATCTTCCAGGCTTATCATTTGATTGACGAACTGACGGTGTACGAAAACATTGAAACGCCGTTGCTTTACCAAAACATCGAATTAGCTGAACGCAAAGCGATGGTAGCCGATACCCTTGACCGCTTCAACATGGTAGGCAAAAAAGATTTATTTCCCTCACAGCTTTCGGGCGGGCAACAACAACTTGTGGGCATTGCAAGAGCACTCATCGCCAAACCAAAGCTTTTGCTGGCCGATGAGCCAACGGGCAACCTCAACTCGAAACAAGGCGAAGAAATCATGCAACTTTTTAAAACCCTGAACGAAGAAGAAGGCATCACCATCATCCAGGTAACGCATTCGGAAAAGAACGCTGAATACGGCAGCCGGAAAATTGATTTGCTGGACGGACGCATTCAGCAACACATAAAAGAGAACCTTAGTTTATGA
- a CDS encoding FtsX-like permease family protein, protein MDKYLGEFYAKSGFKMGLIIKPLNQIYFASDVFDSVKHGNKKTVYVFMSIAILILIIACINFINLATARASDRSKEVGLRKVLGAVRKQLVAQFILESVLYATVACLLSIGLLQLLMPAYTNLLGYKLPSYWTNPLICVFIIGVILVVGLLAGSYPALLLSSFSPIESLKGKLKRGKGGAFFRKALVVFQFGISVLLIISVVVIMNQMRYIHNADLGFNKEQELIVKFDNLDIANHKTQFKDALLNLPAVQSVSLMSGEPGGFHDSYSFETEANAADKFLFNTEFTDFDFVKTLGLKIIAGRDFSESFQTDSAQAVLINRNAASKLGYTPEQALGKWIRNLNRDSLRRTIIGVVEDYHYVSLKDPIGPLVISPGRDKRLALIKLKTTNLSSTLDGIKKLYAAAAPDYPFEYNFLDDRFDRLYRTEARQESVLSIFSLIAIFIACLGLFGLASYTAIKRTKEIGVRKVLGSSVQNIVLLLSKDLLKPVLLGTIIAVPLGYYAMNKWLQGFAYRISFQWWMFAVAILTAVTIAMLTVGFQALKAALVNPVKSLRTE, encoded by the coding sequence ATGGACAAATACTTGGGTGAATTTTATGCAAAATCCGGTTTTAAAATGGGGCTTATCATAAAACCGTTAAACCAAATTTATTTTGCTTCGGATGTTTTTGACAGCGTAAAGCACGGCAATAAAAAAACGGTGTACGTCTTTATGTCCATTGCCATTTTAATTCTGATCATTGCCTGCATCAATTTCATCAACCTGGCAACGGCAAGAGCAAGCGACCGGTCAAAAGAAGTAGGCTTGCGAAAAGTGCTCGGCGCCGTGCGAAAGCAACTCGTGGCACAGTTTATTCTCGAATCGGTTTTGTACGCCACCGTTGCCTGTCTTCTTTCCATTGGCCTGCTGCAATTGCTGATGCCGGCTTACACAAATTTGCTCGGTTATAAACTTCCTTCCTACTGGACAAATCCGTTAATCTGTGTTTTTATCATCGGCGTGATTCTGGTGGTTGGCCTGCTGGCCGGAAGCTACCCAGCGCTGCTGCTTTCCTCCTTCTCGCCCATTGAATCACTGAAAGGAAAATTAAAGCGCGGCAAGGGTGGTGCGTTTTTCAGAAAGGCACTTGTTGTGTTTCAATTCGGGATATCGGTTCTCCTTATCATTAGCGTGGTCGTAATCATGAACCAGATGCGGTACATCCACAACGCCGACCTCGGGTTCAACAAAGAACAGGAACTGATTGTAAAGTTTGACAACCTCGATATAGCAAACCACAAGACCCAATTCAAAGACGCCTTGTTAAACCTTCCTGCCGTACAAAGCGTTTCTCTTATGTCGGGCGAACCCGGCGGCTTTCACGACAGTTACAGTTTTGAAACCGAAGCAAACGCCGCGGATAAATTTTTATTCAACACCGAGTTTACCGATTTTGATTTTGTAAAAACACTCGGTCTTAAAATTATTGCGGGAAGAGATTTTTCGGAAAGCTTTCAAACCGATTCGGCGCAAGCGGTACTCATTAACCGCAATGCGGCAAGTAAGCTTGGCTACACACCGGAACAAGCGCTAGGCAAATGGATACGCAACCTGAACCGCGACAGCCTTCGCCGCACCATCATTGGCGTGGTGGAAGACTATCATTATGTTTCGTTGAAAGACCCCATCGGCCCACTGGTAATTTCGCCAGGAAGAGACAAGAGGCTTGCGCTCATCAAGCTAAAAACAACAAACCTTTCGTCAACGCTTGACGGCATCAAAAAACTGTACGCAGCAGCAGCGCCGGATTATCCGTTTGAATACAATTTTTTAGACGACCGGTTTGATCGTTTGTACCGCACGGAAGCAAGGCAGGAATCGGTGCTGAGCATTTTCTCCCTTATTGCCATTTTCATCGCTTGTTTGGGTTTGTTTGGTTTGGCTTCTTACACAGCCATCAAGCGAACAAAAGAAATCGGCGTGCGAAAAGTTTTGGGTTCTTCGGTGCAGAACATTGTGTTGCTTCTTTCGAAAGATTTATTAAAACCGGTTTTACTGGGAACCATCATTGCCGTTCCGCTGGGCTACTACGCCATGAACAAATGGCTGCAAGGCTTTGCGTACCGCATCAGTTTTCAATGGTGGATGTTTGCAGTTGCCATTCTTACAGCTGTAACCATTGCCATGCTGACGGTTGGTTTTCAGGCATTGAAAGCGGCGTTGGTTAATCCGGTAAAAAGTTTGCGAACGGAATAA
- a CDS encoding ABC transporter permease, with translation MFRNYLKIALRNFRKYKAISFINLFGLTVGLTCCLLILAYILNELSYDRFRNAKNIYRVERTFLNPQTKDVNLSLSAIAPPFGSLLRNDFKEIKVLSQLLQNFPTPFRFEEKMFSENNSFFGDGDLLNLFDVHVLRGNPAKALAEPFSVMLTEETAKKYFGNEDPLNKVIRMNNQFDLKVTGIYKAFPSNAHLHPEVLISFPTLMDSAVYGKKNFENNYGNNAFYTYVLLPDNYDPKKLEAQLPAFQNRHIPPDNNGLTKASDYSLLTLRKLTDIHLQSHTDDEVEENGDIKRVYIFSIIALVILLIACINYMNLSTARSVLRGKEIGIRKVVGAGKKELIAQFLSESVLMCWMATLLAFFFTWLTLPFLNKLSGQNLNIAILLNWHTLLPLSLVPFAVGLLSGLYPALFLSSFQPIKVLKGILKPGSGGLSFRKALVVVQFSISIVLIIATAVVFQQLRYMQNKSLGFDKDRIVTLSYNGGLTPKYESFKSEVLSSAAVKSMARSSRIPTGRLLDNMGTQINRGDSLTPTQADIKYVVADEDYLSTYGVKILAGRGFSNAYGMDTSSFLLNEASVKILGFNTPEQAVGKQMVYGGNKGQVVGVFNDFHFESMHQRILPLVMFIPKNSNYYGLTVKLSGDVHKGLAHLENTWKKFLPEVPFEYTFLDDRFAKLYQSEERQKTIFTVFALIAIFVACLGLFGLSAFTISQRVKEIGIRKVLGASVNSIVGLLSKDFLLLIGVSALVAFPVAGWAMYKWLQDFAYRINLQWWVFLLAGMVAAAVAFFTIGLLAVKAANSNPVKNLRTE, from the coding sequence ATGTTCCGCAATTATTTGAAAATTGCCCTGCGCAATTTTCGAAAGTACAAGGCCATTTCCTTCATTAATCTTTTTGGGTTAACGGTTGGCTTAACGTGTTGCCTGTTGATTTTGGCTTATATCCTGAACGAATTAAGCTATGATCGCTTTCGCAACGCAAAGAACATTTACCGCGTCGAACGCACCTTTTTGAACCCGCAAACCAAAGACGTCAACTTAAGCCTGTCGGCCATTGCGCCGCCTTTTGGTTCTTTGCTGCGAAACGATTTTAAAGAAATCAAAGTGCTCTCGCAGCTTCTGCAAAACTTTCCGACGCCCTTTCGCTTTGAAGAAAAAATGTTCAGCGAAAACAATTCGTTTTTCGGCGACGGTGATTTGCTTAATCTTTTCGATGTACACGTGTTGCGTGGCAATCCGGCAAAGGCTTTGGCCGAACCTTTCTCCGTAATGCTGACAGAAGAAACGGCAAAAAAATATTTCGGCAACGAAGACCCGTTGAACAAGGTCATTCGCATGAACAATCAGTTTGATTTGAAAGTAACGGGCATTTACAAAGCCTTCCCTTCCAATGCGCATCTTCATCCCGAAGTCCTGATTTCTTTTCCAACCCTGATGGATTCGGCAGTTTACGGCAAAAAGAATTTTGAAAACAATTACGGCAATAATGCTTTTTATACCTATGTGCTTTTGCCAGATAATTATGATCCGAAAAAATTAGAAGCGCAGTTGCCGGCCTTTCAAAACCGCCACATTCCGCCCGACAACAACGGGCTGACAAAAGCCTCCGATTATTCGTTGCTCACGCTGCGCAAGCTTACCGACATTCATCTCCAATCACATACGGACGACGAGGTTGAAGAGAACGGCGACATTAAACGGGTTTATATTTTTTCGATCATCGCCCTCGTCATTTTGCTCATTGCCTGCATCAATTACATGAACCTTTCCACGGCCCGTTCGGTGTTGCGCGGAAAGGAAATCGGCATCCGCAAAGTAGTGGGCGCAGGAAAAAAAGAACTCATTGCACAATTCCTGAGCGAGTCGGTTTTAATGTGCTGGATGGCCACGCTGCTCGCCTTCTTTTTCACCTGGCTTACGCTGCCTTTTTTAAACAAACTTTCGGGACAAAATTTAAACATCGCCATCTTGCTTAACTGGCATACGCTGTTGCCGTTGTCGCTTGTTCCGTTCGCCGTAGGTCTGCTTTCCGGCTTATATCCCGCGTTGTTTCTTTCGTCTTTTCAACCCATAAAAGTTTTGAAAGGCATTCTTAAACCGGGCAGCGGCGGCTTGTCGTTTCGCAAGGCGCTGGTGGTGGTGCAGTTCTCTATTTCCATTGTGCTCATCATTGCCACAGCCGTTGTTTTTCAACAGTTGCGGTACATGCAAAACAAATCGCTTGGCTTTGACAAAGACCGCATCGTAACGCTTTCGTACAACGGCGGCCTTACGCCCAAATACGAATCGTTTAAAAGCGAAGTGCTTTCCAGTGCAGCGGTTAAAAGCATGGCCCGCTCGTCGCGTATTCCCACGGGAAGATTGCTTGACAACATGGGCACGCAAATTAACAGAGGCGACAGCCTTACGCCTACACAAGCCGATATAAAATATGTGGTGGCAGACGAAGATTATTTATCCACTTACGGCGTGAAAATTCTTGCGGGCAGAGGCTTTTCAAATGCTTACGGCATGGACACGTCTTCGTTTTTGTTAAACGAAGCCTCTGTAAAAATTCTCGGCTTCAACACACCTGAGCAAGCCGTGGGCAAACAAATGGTTTACGGCGGAAACAAGGGACAGGTTGTTGGCGTATTCAACGATTTTCATTTTGAATCCATGCACCAACGCATACTGCCGCTGGTCATGTTCATACCAAAAAACTCAAATTATTACGGATTGACCGTAAAGCTTTCCGGCGATGTGCACAAAGGCCTTGCGCATTTGGAAAATACCTGGAAGAAATTCTTGCCTGAGGTTCCATTTGAATACACATTTTTGGACGACCGCTTTGCGAAGCTTTATCAATCAGAGGAAAGACAAAAAACCATCTTCACCGTTTTTGCCCTCATCGCCATTTTCGTTGCCTGTCTTGGTTTGTTTGGCCTTTCAGCTTTCACCATTTCGCAGCGGGTAAAAGAGATCGGCATTCGCAAAGTTTTGGGCGCAAGCGTCAACAGCATCGTTGGCCTTCTTTCCAAAGATTTCTTGTTGCTTATAGGCGTGTCAGCACTCGTTGCTTTTCCGGTTGCGGGATGGGCCATGTACAAATGGTTGCAGGATTTTGCTTACCGCATCAACCTGCAATGGTGGGTGTTTTTGTTAGCAGGTATGGTTGCCGCAGCCGTTGCCTTCTTCACCATTGGCCTACTGGCGGTAAAAGCAGCGAACAGCAACCCCGTAAAAAATTTACGAACCGAATAA